A DNA window from Actinokineospora baliensis contains the following coding sequences:
- a CDS encoding branched-chain amino acid ABC transporter ATP-binding protein/permease, translating into MDTVRKTRPKGGFLAAAGPLGKPLPLALVVAAVVVVVLSAVASTSMLFNLTSAAVSIVFMQSYGLITGRAGVISLCQLSFAAIGAWTVGWANVNDVPGGLYVWLLLGGLVAVVAGLLIGLPALRLRGVNLAVATFAFAIALDVVFGGLNFPGQDDYDFVTRPDLFDTDQAYFVFTAIVAAAIFVGLYFLDRSRLGGALVEIRHSERAAAAHGISVTQGKLAAFALSAFVAGIGGGLMAGQLGVVTAGNFSSFASVAMFAIALFVGTNNAEGAIAGGLLGAFVPVLMDAIGIPQDLASLLFGLGAIQVLRLGQSQTDLMRTQRRRKRAAKNPLPPIAAPPVPVFPKRRPVRPVGRGAPALEVKDLRVAFGNLVAVDDVNLVLPRGHIVGLVGPNGAGKSTLINTVTGFTANYTGRVLLNGKRIDALAAHHRARAGVRRSFQQLRVPTSISVGMFLQVAAGKTLPAKEIAEQLRLFGCPPADTPMEAVDVATRRLLEVAGLAAGRPPVLLLDEPAAGHSSDETRLLVERLSEIPERFDTSLLLVEHDIEVVRATCDQVVVLDFGRVIAAGPPEQVLSDPTVIAAYLGDATR; encoded by the coding sequence GTGGACACTGTGCGTAAGACCCGGCCGAAGGGCGGGTTCCTGGCCGCGGCGGGCCCGCTGGGCAAGCCCCTGCCGCTGGCGCTCGTCGTCGCCGCGGTCGTGGTGGTCGTGCTGTCCGCGGTGGCGAGCACGTCGATGCTGTTCAACCTCACCAGCGCGGCCGTGTCGATCGTGTTCATGCAGAGCTACGGCCTCATCACCGGCCGCGCGGGCGTGATCTCGCTGTGCCAGCTGTCCTTCGCCGCCATCGGCGCCTGGACCGTCGGCTGGGCCAACGTCAACGACGTCCCCGGCGGCCTCTACGTGTGGCTGCTGCTGGGCGGCCTGGTCGCCGTCGTCGCCGGTCTGCTCATCGGCCTGCCCGCGCTGCGCCTGCGCGGGGTGAACCTGGCCGTGGCCACCTTCGCCTTCGCCATCGCGCTCGACGTCGTCTTCGGCGGCCTGAACTTCCCCGGCCAGGACGACTACGACTTCGTCACCCGCCCTGACCTGTTCGACACCGACCAGGCGTACTTCGTGTTCACCGCCATCGTCGCCGCGGCCATCTTCGTCGGCCTGTACTTCCTCGACCGCAGCCGCCTCGGCGGCGCCCTGGTCGAGATCCGCCACTCCGAGCGGGCCGCCGCCGCGCACGGCATCAGCGTCACCCAGGGCAAGCTCGCCGCCTTCGCGCTCAGCGCCTTCGTCGCGGGCATCGGCGGCGGGCTCATGGCCGGTCAGCTCGGTGTGGTCACCGCAGGCAACTTCTCGTCGTTCGCCTCGGTCGCGATGTTCGCCATCGCCCTGTTCGTCGGCACCAACAACGCCGAGGGCGCCATCGCGGGCGGCCTGCTCGGCGCGTTCGTCCCGGTGCTGATGGACGCGATCGGCATCCCGCAGGACCTCGCGTCGCTGCTGTTCGGCCTCGGCGCGATCCAGGTGCTGCGGCTGGGCCAGAGCCAGACCGACCTGATGCGCACCCAGCGCCGCCGCAAGCGGGCCGCCAAGAACCCGCTGCCGCCGATCGCGGCGCCGCCGGTGCCGGTGTTCCCCAAGCGCAGGCCGGTGCGCCCGGTCGGCAGGGGCGCGCCCGCGCTGGAGGTCAAGGACCTGCGGGTCGCCTTCGGCAACCTCGTCGCGGTCGACGACGTGAACCTGGTGCTGCCGCGCGGGCACATCGTCGGCCTGGTCGGCCCGAACGGCGCGGGCAAGTCCACCCTGATCAACACCGTCACCGGGTTCACCGCCAACTACACCGGGCGGGTCCTGCTCAACGGCAAGCGCATCGATGCGCTGGCCGCCCACCACCGGGCCCGCGCCGGTGTCCGCCGCTCCTTCCAGCAGCTGCGCGTGCCGACCTCGATCTCCGTGGGCATGTTCCTGCAGGTCGCGGCCGGTAAGACGCTCCCGGCCAAGGAGATCGCCGAGCAGCTGCGCCTGTTCGGCTGCCCGCCCGCCGACACGCCCATGGAGGCCGTCGACGTGGCCACCCGGCGCCTGCTGGAGGTCGCGGGCCTGGCCGCGGGCCGCCCGCCGGTGCTGCTGCTCGACGAGCCCGCCGCCGGGCACTCCAGCGACGAGACCCGTCTGCTGGTCGAGCGCCTCTCGGAGATCCCCGAGCGCTTCGACACCTCCCTGCTGCTGGTCGAACACGACATCGAGGTGGTCAGGGCCACCTGCGACCAGGTCGTGGTGCTCGACTTCGGCCGGGTCATCGCCGCAGGACCGCCCGAGCAGGTCCTGTCCGACCCCACGGTGATCGCCGCCTACCTCGGCGACGCCACCCGCTGA
- a CDS encoding ABC transporter substrate-binding protein, with translation MSRALVKIGGIVGAAVIATSLVAGCGSSGDTIKIGAIAGLTGNFITEEVVKTAGRVFDDVNDAGGIGGKKIEYIVKDDAGNPQRTAQVARELADDGVVAMAGSGSFTDCDVNDAFYRQQKISSVMAVGASPKCYQSPNIAPVNVGPFTLITAELLFASETLGNQKVCNFTVVLPGSEQAVNDAIGQWEKISGKKLVVNDTTVQQSGDLTPYLLKAKQAGCDAVLFNPGEQLVVPFLKAAQTQGMSDVDFLLLAPAYTESVAKAVGGLGLKVYAGSEFEPFTAASDANKGWKDAVTRAGAQPTAFSQGGYLAARFVVDVLKSIKGDITRESVNEALRSMQPISNPMVGTPFIFGPGERHAPNQASKMVELKDSAWVPLGDFITVPTSS, from the coding sequence ATGAGCAGAGCGTTAGTCAAGATCGGTGGCATCGTCGGTGCCGCGGTCATAGCCACCTCCCTGGTGGCGGGCTGCGGGTCCAGCGGGGACACGATCAAGATCGGCGCCATCGCGGGCCTCACCGGCAACTTCATCACCGAGGAGGTCGTCAAGACCGCGGGGCGGGTCTTCGACGACGTCAACGACGCCGGGGGGATCGGCGGCAAGAAGATCGAGTACATCGTCAAGGACGACGCGGGCAACCCGCAGCGCACCGCCCAGGTCGCCCGCGAGCTCGCCGACGACGGCGTGGTCGCCATGGCCGGGTCCGGCAGCTTCACCGACTGCGACGTCAACGACGCCTTCTACCGGCAGCAGAAGATCAGCTCGGTGATGGCCGTCGGCGCCAGCCCCAAGTGCTACCAGAGCCCCAACATCGCCCCGGTCAACGTCGGGCCGTTCACCCTCATCACCGCGGAGCTGCTCTTCGCCTCCGAGACGCTGGGCAACCAGAAGGTCTGCAACTTCACCGTCGTGCTGCCCGGTTCCGAGCAGGCGGTCAACGACGCCATCGGGCAGTGGGAGAAGATCAGCGGCAAGAAGCTGGTCGTCAACGACACCACCGTGCAGCAGAGCGGCGACCTGACCCCGTACCTGCTCAAGGCCAAGCAGGCGGGCTGCGACGCGGTGCTGTTCAACCCGGGCGAGCAGCTGGTGGTGCCGTTCCTCAAGGCCGCGCAGACCCAGGGGATGTCCGATGTGGACTTCCTGCTGCTGGCCCCGGCCTACACCGAGAGCGTCGCCAAGGCCGTCGGCGGCCTCGGGCTGAAGGTCTACGCCGGTAGCGAGTTCGAGCCGTTCACCGCCGCCAGCGACGCCAACAAGGGCTGGAAGGACGCCGTGACCCGCGCAGGCGCCCAGCCCACCGCGTTCTCCCAGGGCGGCTACCTCGCCGCGCGGTTCGTGGTGGACGTGCTCAAGTCCATCAAGGGCGACATCACCCGCGAATCGGTCAACGAGGCGCTGCGCTCGATGCAGCCGATCTCCAACCCGATGGTGGGCACCCCGTTCATCTTCGGCCCCGGCGAGCGGCACGCGCCCAACCAGGCCTCGAAGATGGTCGAGCTCAAGGACAGCGCCTGGGTCCCGCTCGGCGACTTCATCACGGTCCCGACCTCCTCCTGA
- a CDS encoding branched-chain amino acid ABC transporter permease: MLQLSAAIAGLVTGGAYALMGLSTLLTYRLVSVVNFAQAAVGAFGAFAMVILYEEGWPLVLAVPAGMIVGAALHCGLGAIMVRWFAESSEGVKAAVTIAVYTGLVAVGLRLFGAQHPHRFPSPFDDPAFTLGGVVVTWTAIVTMVLAVVFAAAPAFLLRRTKIGLLLRAQAERPTTAELIGVRVPRLSMIVWGVAGAASSLAIMIIAPQLASDFGSQAALITPALAAVLIGAFRSFPVTLLGGLALGVLQGLASTWQAVQQFRGVLPFVVILVVLVWTRRGDRWDEPA; encoded by the coding sequence GTGCTCCAACTGTCCGCGGCCATCGCCGGGCTGGTCACCGGCGGCGCGTACGCCCTGATGGGGCTGTCCACGCTGCTGACCTACCGGCTGGTGTCGGTGGTGAACTTCGCCCAGGCCGCCGTCGGCGCGTTCGGCGCGTTCGCCATGGTCATCCTCTACGAGGAGGGCTGGCCGCTGGTCCTGGCGGTGCCCGCGGGCATGATCGTGGGCGCGGCGCTGCACTGCGGGCTCGGCGCGATCATGGTCCGCTGGTTCGCCGAGTCGAGCGAGGGTGTCAAGGCCGCGGTGACGATCGCCGTCTACACCGGTCTTGTGGCTGTGGGGCTGCGCCTGTTCGGGGCGCAGCACCCGCACCGCTTCCCCAGCCCGTTCGACGACCCGGCGTTCACCCTCGGTGGCGTGGTGGTCACCTGGACCGCCATCGTCACCATGGTGCTGGCGGTGGTCTTCGCCGCCGCGCCCGCATTCCTGTTGCGCAGGACCAAGATCGGGCTGCTGCTGCGCGCCCAGGCCGAGCGCCCCACCACCGCCGAGTTGATCGGCGTGCGGGTGCCCCGGCTGTCGATGATCGTGTGGGGCGTGGCGGGCGCGGCGAGCTCGCTGGCCATCATGATCATCGCTCCGCAGCTGGCCAGCGACTTCGGCTCCCAGGCCGCGCTGATCACGCCCGCGCTGGCGGCGGTGCTCATCGGCGCGTTCCGCAGTTTCCCGGTCACGCTGCTCGGCGGTCTCGCGCTGGGTGTGTTGCAGGGCTTGGCTAGTACCTGGCAGGCGGTGCAGCAGTTCCGCGGTGTCCTGCCCTTCGTGGTCATCCTGGTAGTCCTGGTCTGGACCCGCAGGGGAGACCGCTGGGACGAGCCCGCGTAA
- a CDS encoding zinc-binding dehydrogenase: MRPRVTMAAVLREFNAPLEVEEVPLPADLPPGSALVKVTRTTLCGTDAHLWQGVLPFVGLPLVLGHEMVGEVVALGPHAEHDALGRPVEVGTRLVWSESVCGHCHGCTVLREPVLCSDRGYGFRQRADKWPFVIGGLSQYTYLPPGAHRLVVPEGMPDTWAASAGCAVKTVLRAFTNAGGVRPESTVVIQGAGPLGLVGTALARAAGAGRVITIGGPDTRLAIARSYGADVTISVEEVSDPDERVARVEELTEARGAELVFDFAGSPSANREGVLMCGLRGKHVVVGLTGPQAMPVPMDVVMSREIQVIGSLNGDVSDLDRSLRFLGAFKDRFDWDAMFGAPVGLAGADQAIKDMAAMTAVKAVVDPALDLEEISG, encoded by the coding sequence ATGAGGCCACGAGTGACCATGGCCGCGGTGCTGCGTGAGTTCAACGCGCCACTGGAGGTCGAGGAGGTCCCGCTGCCAGCGGACCTCCCGCCTGGCTCCGCGCTGGTGAAGGTGACCCGCACGACCCTGTGCGGCACCGACGCGCACCTGTGGCAGGGCGTGCTGCCCTTCGTCGGGCTGCCGCTGGTCCTCGGGCACGAGATGGTGGGCGAGGTGGTCGCGCTCGGTCCGCACGCCGAACACGACGCGCTCGGCCGACCGGTCGAGGTGGGTACCAGGCTGGTGTGGTCGGAATCGGTGTGCGGACACTGCCACGGCTGCACCGTGCTGCGCGAGCCGGTCCTGTGCTCCGACCGGGGTTACGGGTTCCGGCAGCGGGCGGACAAGTGGCCGTTCGTCATCGGTGGCCTCAGCCAGTACACCTACCTGCCGCCCGGCGCGCACCGACTGGTCGTACCGGAGGGCATGCCCGACACCTGGGCGGCGTCGGCGGGCTGCGCGGTCAAGACCGTGCTGCGCGCCTTCACCAACGCGGGCGGGGTACGGCCTGAGTCCACTGTGGTCATTCAGGGGGCCGGGCCGCTCGGTCTGGTCGGCACCGCGCTCGCCCGCGCCGCCGGTGCGGGTCGGGTGATCACCATCGGCGGGCCGGACACCCGGCTGGCGATCGCGCGTTCCTACGGCGCGGACGTCACCATCTCCGTCGAGGAGGTGTCCGACCCCGACGAGCGGGTGGCCAGGGTCGAGGAGCTGACCGAGGCCCGCGGCGCGGAGCTGGTGTTCGACTTCGCCGGGTCCCCGTCGGCCAACCGCGAGGGCGTGCTCATGTGCGGCCTGCGCGGCAAGCACGTGGTGGTCGGCCTGACCGGGCCCCAGGCCATGCCGGTGCCGATGGACGTGGTGATGAGCCGCGAGATCCAGGTCATCGGCTCGCTCAACGGCGACGTGTCCGACCTGGACCGCTCGCTGCGCTTCCTCGGCGCCTTCAAGGACCGCTTCGACTGGGACGCCATGTTCGGCGCGCCAGTCGGCCTGGCCGGTGCGGACCAGGCCATCAAGGACATGGCGGCGATGACGGCGGTCAAGGCCGTCGTCGACCCCGCTCTCGATCTAGAGGAGATCTCCGGATGA
- a CDS encoding methyltransferase, with translation MTTQPVDPSPLAAVASGFMAAKQFFAASELGLFAALADGPATSAAVAETAGVPERSARILLDAMVGLELLTFADGQYTNTAATAAYLAGGEGLDLRPWLAFWDALSYPHWLGYTDSMRTAQPQPFDMGGERMETFMGGVQTYNSLHAQQLAEVYDFTAHENLLDLAGLSTAFLDEAHKRNPKLRGAFVSTDMMLQMAKGGAPAGFEDFVEFHEADPLTTEVPGHYDSVLLEHVLHRFTPEENKTILTRARAAVDAGAALLVLDFLLDATDGRRLDPVLAGEYLVIDGTVVYPEDEVKGWLEATGWRWVETRPVPGSPRVIIAEAV, from the coding sequence ATGACCACTCAGCCCGTCGACCCCAGCCCCCTGGCCGCGGTCGCCTCCGGCTTCATGGCGGCCAAGCAGTTCTTCGCCGCCAGCGAGCTCGGCCTCTTCGCCGCGCTCGCCGACGGCCCGGCCACCTCGGCCGCGGTCGCCGAGACCGCCGGTGTGCCGGAGCGCTCGGCCCGCATCCTGCTCGACGCCATGGTCGGCCTCGAGCTGCTCACCTTCGCCGACGGCCAGTACACCAACACCGCGGCCACCGCCGCCTACCTCGCGGGCGGCGAGGGCCTCGACCTGCGGCCGTGGCTGGCGTTCTGGGACGCGCTGAGCTACCCGCATTGGCTGGGCTACACCGACTCGATGCGCACCGCGCAGCCGCAGCCGTTCGACATGGGTGGCGAGCGCATGGAGACCTTCATGGGCGGTGTGCAGACCTACAACTCGCTGCACGCCCAGCAGTTGGCCGAGGTCTACGACTTCACCGCGCACGAGAACCTGCTCGACCTGGCCGGTCTGTCGACCGCGTTCCTCGACGAGGCGCACAAGCGCAACCCCAAGCTGCGCGGCGCGTTCGTCAGCACCGACATGATGCTGCAGATGGCCAAGGGCGGCGCCCCGGCCGGGTTCGAGGACTTCGTCGAGTTCCACGAGGCCGACCCGCTGACCACCGAGGTCCCGGGCCACTACGACTCGGTGCTGCTCGAGCACGTGCTGCACCGGTTCACCCCCGAGGAGAACAAGACCATCCTCACCCGGGCCCGCGCCGCGGTCGACGCCGGTGCCGCGCTGCTGGTGCTGGACTTCCTGCTCGACGCCACCGACGGCCGCCGCCTCGACCCGGTCCTCGCGGGCGAGTACCTGGTCATCGACGGCACCGTGGTCTACCCCGAGGACGAGGTCAAGGGCTGGCTCGAGGCCACCGGCTGGCGCTGGGTGGAGACCCGCCCGGTGCCCGGTTCGCCCCGGGTGATCATCGCGGAAGCGGTGTGA
- a CDS encoding SDR family NAD(P)-dependent oxidoreductase produces the protein MSARFAGKVAFVTGGAGGIGGAVATALAAEGAKVAVADLDLDAAKAVAEGIGGLPLGLDVGDADSVVAAVKAATDELGPIDVLVHTAGIVGGGGPLTDLPIEVFDAVNRVNFRGTFLITQAVANAMIAAGTGGAMVHISSAGAFSPTPGLGHYEATKAGMNALIRSAAVELAEHGIRVNAVAPGPVDTPMTNFSAAPPEALAFWTERIPLGRIATPADLVPQVLLFASEDTRHITGTVLAVDGGQLLKG, from the coding sequence GTGAGCGCGCGCTTCGCGGGCAAGGTCGCCTTCGTGACCGGTGGGGCGGGTGGCATCGGCGGCGCCGTTGCCACCGCCCTGGCGGCGGAGGGCGCCAAGGTCGCGGTCGCCGACCTCGACCTCGACGCCGCCAAGGCGGTCGCCGAGGGCATCGGCGGCCTGCCGCTGGGCCTCGACGTCGGTGACGCCGACAGCGTCGTCGCCGCGGTCAAGGCCGCGACCGACGAGCTCGGCCCGATCGACGTCCTGGTGCACACCGCCGGGATCGTCGGTGGCGGCGGACCGCTCACCGACCTGCCCATCGAGGTGTTCGACGCGGTCAACCGGGTCAACTTCCGCGGCACGTTCCTCATCACCCAGGCGGTGGCCAACGCGATGATCGCCGCGGGCACCGGGGGCGCGATGGTGCACATCAGCTCCGCGGGCGCGTTCTCCCCGACCCCGGGTCTCGGGCACTACGAGGCCACCAAGGCGGGCATGAACGCGCTGATCCGCTCGGCCGCGGTCGAACTCGCCGAGCACGGCATCCGGGTCAACGCCGTGGCCCCCGGCCCGGTCGACACCCCGATGACCAACTTCTCCGCCGCGCCGCCGGAGGCGCTGGCGTTCTGGACCGAGCGGATCCCGCTCGGCCGCATCGCCACCCCCGCCGACCTGGTGCCCCAGGTGCTGCTGTTCGCCTCCGAGGACACCCGGCACATCACCGGCACCGTCCTCGCCGTCGACGGCGGCCAACTGCTGAAGGGATGA
- a CDS encoding N,N-dimethylformamidase beta subunit family domain-containing protein, giving the protein MTRRLVDHTDAPIVAYTDRISARPGERISVRASSTEPAARVRLLLVDHDGTVPVRVPVTAGLPDRVTVAHEHLDQGSYGLVPEPPTFADAVTFAVWVWPTLLGAGRVGVLTQDGVADLGIDATGRPEFTAHTDDGPVTVTASAPVSVRRWYLLTGSYSERGARLQVRPAAPLAREKSATVVVAPPRGALSAAATPLVFAARVVDGVVTDNYDGKISAPCLFDRALDAAQVAELAADTTGAWHRGAAAQWDLAQDIGGDRLLDLVDGRHGTLHNGPQRGVTAHDWTGEVLDWRFADTGYGAVHFHSSDLEDAGWPEVLAVDLPEDLPGGCYAVELTTSAGVDRVPFFVRPRADAPRAPIAFLVPTLSYLAYALEHVHMPFLPEDPAEIAAPFARRNRLHSLYDRHSDGSGAATASLLRPLLGVRDDHVFRHASGPHQYSEDLHLVGWLGRQGFHFDVVTDHDLDAEGAEALAGYGTVVTGSHPEYWTGAMLDAVTGHLHGGGALAYLGGNGAYWVTAVHPEKRHVAELRRGYSGVRMWESEPGELHLAATGEPGGLWAERGRSPHRLFGIGTSAAGLTQGGAYEIVAKPGDQAVDALLRGIDRDTPLGQFGALLGGAASFETDGYDELLGSPPDTKLLGRALLGDAYMSADTGPTTPHPLSDPVDRRRSDLTLLDTPGGGQVFSVGSIGWCAALSHRGDANDVSRLTAAVLRSFGTDR; this is encoded by the coding sequence GTGACTCGTCGCCTGGTCGACCACACAGACGCCCCGATCGTCGCCTACACCGACCGGATCTCCGCCCGGCCCGGTGAGCGGATCAGCGTCCGCGCCAGCTCCACCGAGCCGGCAGCGCGGGTGCGGCTGCTGCTGGTGGACCACGACGGCACGGTCCCGGTCCGGGTCCCGGTCACCGCCGGGCTCCCGGACCGGGTCACCGTGGCGCACGAGCACCTCGACCAGGGCTCCTACGGCCTGGTGCCCGAGCCGCCGACCTTCGCCGACGCCGTGACCTTCGCGGTGTGGGTGTGGCCGACCCTGCTCGGGGCGGGCCGGGTCGGCGTGCTCACCCAGGACGGCGTCGCCGACCTGGGCATCGACGCGACGGGTCGCCCCGAGTTCACCGCGCACACCGACGACGGCCCGGTCACCGTGACCGCGTCGGCGCCGGTGAGCGTGCGCCGCTGGTACCTGCTCACCGGGTCCTACTCCGAGCGCGGTGCCCGCCTGCAGGTCCGCCCGGCGGCCCCGCTGGCCAGGGAGAAGTCGGCCACCGTGGTCGTCGCCCCGCCCCGCGGCGCGCTCAGCGCCGCCGCCACCCCGCTGGTGTTCGCCGCCCGCGTCGTCGACGGGGTCGTCACCGACAACTACGACGGCAAGATCAGCGCGCCCTGCCTGTTCGACCGCGCCCTCGACGCCGCCCAGGTCGCCGAACTGGCCGCCGACACCACCGGCGCCTGGCACCGCGGTGCCGCGGCGCAGTGGGACCTCGCCCAGGACATCGGCGGCGACCGGCTGCTCGACCTCGTCGACGGCAGGCACGGCACCCTCCACAACGGACCCCAGCGCGGGGTCACCGCGCACGACTGGACCGGCGAGGTCCTGGACTGGCGCTTCGCCGACACCGGCTACGGCGCCGTGCACTTCCACAGCAGCGACCTGGAGGACGCGGGCTGGCCCGAGGTCCTGGCCGTCGACCTGCCGGAGGACCTGCCCGGCGGCTGCTACGCCGTCGAGCTCACCACCTCCGCCGGGGTCGACCGCGTCCCGTTCTTCGTGCGACCGCGCGCGGATGCCCCCCGTGCGCCCATCGCCTTCCTCGTGCCGACGCTGAGCTACCTCGCCTACGCGCTCGAACACGTCCACATGCCGTTCCTGCCCGAGGACCCCGCCGAGATCGCCGCCCCGTTCGCCAGGCGCAACCGGCTGCACAGCCTCTACGACCGCCACAGCGACGGCAGCGGCGCCGCGACCGCGTCCCTGCTGCGCCCGCTGCTCGGCGTCCGCGACGACCACGTGTTCCGGCACGCCAGCGGCCCGCACCAGTACAGCGAGGACCTGCACCTGGTCGGCTGGCTGGGTCGCCAGGGCTTCCACTTCGACGTCGTCACCGACCACGACCTCGACGCCGAGGGGGCCGAGGCGCTGGCCGGGTACGGCACCGTCGTCACCGGCAGCCACCCCGAGTACTGGACCGGCGCCATGCTCGACGCCGTCACCGGGCACCTGCACGGCGGTGGCGCGCTGGCCTACCTCGGCGGCAACGGCGCCTACTGGGTCACCGCCGTCCACCCCGAGAAGCGCCACGTCGCCGAGCTGCGCCGCGGCTACTCCGGCGTGCGCATGTGGGAGAGCGAGCCCGGCGAGCTGCACCTGGCCGCCACCGGTGAGCCGGGCGGGTTGTGGGCCGAGCGCGGTCGGTCCCCGCACCGGCTGTTCGGCATCGGCACCTCGGCGGCGGGTCTGACCCAGGGCGGCGCCTACGAGATCGTCGCCAAGCCCGGTGACCAGGCTGTGGACGCGCTGCTGCGCGGCATCGACCGCGACACCCCGTTGGGGCAGTTCGGCGCACTGCTCGGTGGTGCCGCGTCGTTCGAGACCGACGGCTACGACGAACTGCTCGGCAGCCCACCCGACACCAAGCTCCTCGGCCGGGCGCTGCTCGGCGACGCGTACATGTCCGCCGACACCGGCCCCACCACCCCGCACCCGCTGTCGGACCCGGTGGACCGCCGCCGCTCCGACCTGACCCTGCTCGACACCCCCGGTGGCGGCCAGGTGTTCTCCGTCGGGTCCATCGGCTGGTGCGCCGCCCTGTCGCACCGCGGCGACGCCAACGACGTCTCCCGGCTCACCGCCGCGGTACTGCGTTCCTTCGGCACGGATCGATAG
- a CDS encoding alpha/beta hydrolase, with amino-acid sequence MPLHPEAKAIIEATTAAGGLIPEHLPAAQVRATFAENWRMPDDLEPVGRVYERAIPGPGGELRVRVYEPTGEGPFPGLLWFHGGGWVIGSFAENEATCRTLCREAEAVVVSVEYRLAPEHRFPAAAEDADAALSWVTERGAELDIDTTRVAVAGESSGANLAAVACLMAKDRGDRLPLLQVLAAPVIAPPADRPSYVDYATDHFLTRSSMEWFWAQYPRDAADLDNPYLNPLAATDLSGLPPALVMTAEYDPLRDEGEEYAHRLMDAGVPTELVRYHGQIHGFFALLADQLSISPMAHQRAIDALRKVFTQGLTLQPGPERQS; translated from the coding sequence ATGCCGTTGCACCCCGAAGCCAAGGCGATCATCGAGGCCACCACGGCCGCGGGCGGGCTCATCCCGGAGCACCTGCCCGCCGCGCAGGTGCGGGCGACCTTCGCCGAGAACTGGCGGATGCCCGACGACCTGGAGCCGGTCGGCCGGGTCTACGAGCGCGCCATCCCAGGACCAGGCGGCGAGCTGCGGGTCCGCGTCTACGAGCCCACCGGCGAGGGGCCGTTCCCCGGTCTGCTGTGGTTCCACGGCGGCGGCTGGGTGATCGGCTCCTTCGCCGAGAACGAGGCCACCTGCCGGACCCTGTGCCGCGAGGCCGAGGCCGTCGTGGTGTCGGTGGAGTACCGGCTGGCGCCCGAGCACAGGTTCCCCGCCGCGGCCGAGGACGCCGACGCCGCGCTGAGCTGGGTCACCGAGCGCGGCGCCGAACTCGACATCGACACCACCCGCGTCGCGGTGGCGGGGGAGAGCTCCGGGGCCAACCTCGCCGCGGTGGCCTGCCTGATGGCCAAGGACCGCGGCGACCGGTTACCGCTGCTGCAGGTGCTGGCCGCTCCGGTGATCGCGCCACCCGCCGACCGGCCGTCCTACGTGGACTACGCGACCGACCACTTCCTCACCCGCTCGTCGATGGAGTGGTTCTGGGCGCAGTACCCGCGCGACGCCGCCGACCTGGACAACCCCTACCTGAACCCGCTGGCCGCGACCGACCTGTCCGGCCTGCCGCCCGCGCTGGTGATGACCGCCGAGTACGACCCGCTGCGCGACGAGGGCGAGGAGTACGCCCACCGGCTGATGGACGCGGGCGTGCCGACCGAACTGGTGCGCTACCACGGCCAGATCCACGGCTTCTTCGCACTGCTGGCCGACCAGCTCAGCATCTCCCCGATGGCCCACCAGCGCGCCATCGACGCGCTGCGCAAGGTCTTCACCCAGGGCTTGACCCTGCAACCCGGTCCCGAGAGGCAATCATGA
- a CDS encoding aldo/keto reductase: MTTVPRRRIGGTGPEVSVLSMGSWHIYDRMPFQEAVAMLRRAADAGITLFDAAYYGGFTIDGNTIPESYTDIIFGRAIEVAGIAREDWKLSAKLWLQGFPEVSFESQLDFLLPRIGIEHADFAILGDLFGTEPDMKALTGALGELIAKGKLGGWGVNNWSVDHIRAAHEAATALGVPGPQMAQLKYSVVRRSIPDGAPFRALAEEIGITIQASDVFEGGILAGKLTPDRMIGRDPGGIRDQVAAAAVRLEEIAQRYGATAAQAGIAFCLADPLTTTVLFGTSRLAQLEANLGAVELAERHGAEIREAVADLWLDKDVVDPFGH, from the coding sequence ATGACCACCGTCCCCCGCCGCCGGATCGGCGGCACCGGTCCCGAGGTGTCCGTGCTGTCCATGGGCTCCTGGCACATCTACGACCGGATGCCCTTCCAGGAGGCCGTGGCGATGCTCCGCCGCGCCGCCGACGCGGGCATCACCCTGTTCGACGCCGCCTACTACGGCGGGTTCACCATCGACGGCAACACCATCCCCGAGTCCTACACAGACATCATCTTCGGCCGGGCGATCGAGGTCGCGGGCATCGCGCGCGAAGACTGGAAGCTCTCGGCGAAGCTGTGGCTGCAGGGCTTCCCGGAGGTGTCCTTCGAGTCGCAGTTGGACTTCCTGCTGCCCCGGATCGGCATCGAGCACGCCGACTTCGCCATCCTCGGCGACCTGTTCGGCACCGAACCGGACATGAAGGCGCTCACCGGCGCGCTCGGCGAGCTCATCGCCAAGGGCAAGCTCGGCGGCTGGGGCGTCAACAACTGGTCGGTCGACCACATCCGCGCCGCGCACGAGGCCGCCACCGCGCTCGGGGTGCCCGGCCCGCAGATGGCGCAGCTCAAGTACAGCGTGGTCCGCCGGTCCATCCCCGACGGCGCCCCGTTCCGCGCGCTGGCCGAGGAGATCGGCATCACCATCCAGGCCTCCGACGTGTTCGAGGGCGGCATCCTCGCCGGGAAGCTGACCCCCGATCGCATGATCGGCCGTGACCCGGGTGGCATCCGCGACCAGGTCGCCGCCGCGGCCGTCCGGCTGGAAGAAATCGCTCAGCGTTACGGCGCGACCGCGGCCCAGGCGGGTATCGCGTTCTGCCTCGCCGACCCGCTCACCACCACCGTGCTGTTCGGCACCTCCCGGCTCGCCCAGCTCGAAGCCAACCTCGGCGCCGTCGAGCTGGCCGAGCGGCACGGCGCGGAGATCCGCGAGGCGGTGGCCGACCTGTGGCTGGACAAGGATGTGGTCGACCCCTTCGGTCACTGA